One window of Caldisericum exile AZM16c01 genomic DNA carries:
- the ispD gene encoding 2-C-methyl-D-erythritol 4-phosphate cytidylyltransferase, whose product MDVSAIIVAAGKSTRANGVDKNFVKINGKFVVEFSIGVFLKVDEIKEIILVLNDDNFEKGKNLANKYKNLSLIKGGETRAVSVKNGVEIAKGERVLVHDGARPFINRELVVRILENLKNFDCVIPAVPVRHTIKEVENGFVKKTFDRTKLFEVQTPEGFRKDLLIQLYKNSILDDSIFDESILFERANIPVKVVDGLYENFKITTPLDIFLAEIFSRTWKQE is encoded by the coding sequence ATGGATGTTTCTGCTATCATTGTTGCAGCAGGTAAGTCTACACGCGCAAATGGTGTTGACAAGAATTTTGTAAAGATTAACGGGAAATTTGTTGTAGAATTCTCAATCGGGGTTTTTTTAAAAGTTGACGAAATAAAAGAGATAATTCTTGTTCTTAATGATGACAACTTTGAAAAAGGAAAAAACCTTGCAAATAAATATAAAAATCTTTCACTTATTAAAGGCGGAGAAACTCGTGCAGTTTCTGTTAAAAATGGGGTTGAGATTGCAAAAGGCGAGAGAGTGCTTGTGCATGACGGTGCAAGACCTTTTATAAATAGAGAACTTGTTGTAAGAATTTTAGAAAATCTCAAAAATTTTGATTGTGTAATACCTGCAGTTCCCGTAAGGCACACAATAAAAGAAGTAGAAAATGGTTTTGTCAAAAAAACTTTTGACAGGACAAAACTCTTTGAAGTACAAACACCCGAGGGTTTCAGAAAAGATCTCCTTATTCAATTATACAAAAATTCTATATTAGATGACTCGATATTCGACGAATCCATTCTTTTTGAAAGGGCAAATATTCCTGTGAAAGTCGTGGATGGGCTTTACGAAAATTTTAAAATAACGACCCCACTTGATATATTTTTAGCAGAAATATTTTCACGGACATGGAAACAAGAATAG
- the radA gene encoding DNA repair protein RadA, producing the protein MKKKKSSGYVCTVCGYKSPVKLGKCPQCGSWNSFVEEEESEKEDVNIVTLETGKSEKFERIKTGINEFDRVLGGGIVRGSIILIGGEPGIGKSTLILEVLDRVAKFGRVLYVSGEESKEQIMMRAERLNIHNKNIELLTEQDIDLIRDLTLSRKPILLVIDSIQTVFSKDVEGAQGNINQVKECTRILIEIAKKHGVSVILIGHVTKEGTIAGPKTIEHMVDGVFYIDGTRNDILRLFRGVKNRFGTTNEVGFFEMGEQGLIEVKNPSLEFLSGGVLKEGSVITSALEGSLPIFFEVQSLVTPTIFPIPRRVASGIDYNRLLLLIAIIEKRLRIKLGGFDIYVNVVGGFKPDDRTNDLAFALSIVSSYYEKPLINKSVVLGELGLSGEVRPTVGIERMVKQGKSLGFENFVIPKFFEGKLKINDINLFFVSTVEEAKEIVF; encoded by the coding sequence ATGAAAAAGAAGAAGAGTAGTGGATATGTTTGCACTGTTTGTGGGTATAAATCGCCAGTTAAATTAGGTAAATGTCCTCAGTGTGGAAGTTGGAATTCGTTTGTTGAGGAAGAAGAATCCGAAAAAGAGGACGTAAATATAGTAACACTTGAAACTGGTAAGAGCGAGAAATTTGAGCGTATAAAAACAGGTATTAACGAATTTGACAGAGTCCTTGGTGGTGGTATCGTCAGGGGCTCTATAATTTTAATAGGTGGAGAACCAGGTATAGGAAAATCAACTCTTATCCTTGAAGTGCTTGATAGGGTTGCAAAATTTGGACGTGTGCTTTATGTCTCTGGTGAAGAATCAAAAGAACAGATAATGATGCGTGCAGAAAGGCTAAATATCCACAACAAGAACATAGAACTTCTCACAGAGCAAGACATAGACCTAATAAGAGATTTAACATTGTCAAGAAAACCAATATTACTTGTTATTGATTCCATTCAAACGGTGTTTTCTAAAGATGTTGAAGGTGCACAAGGAAACATAAACCAAGTAAAAGAGTGCACTAGAATCCTCATTGAAATTGCAAAAAAACACGGAGTTTCCGTTATTCTCATTGGACATGTAACGAAAGAAGGAACAATTGCAGGACCAAAAACTATTGAACACATGGTTGACGGCGTTTTTTATATCGACGGAACGAGAAATGATATCTTAAGGCTTTTTAGGGGAGTTAAAAATCGTTTTGGCACAACAAATGAGGTTGGATTTTTTGAAATGGGGGAACAAGGGCTTATCGAAGTTAAAAATCCGTCGCTTGAGTTTCTTTCAGGTGGGGTTTTGAAGGAAGGGTCTGTTATAACATCGGCATTAGAGGGAAGCCTTCCCATATTCTTTGAGGTGCAATCTCTTGTTACGCCTACGATATTCCCAATCCCAAGGCGAGTTGCAAGCGGCATTGACTATAATAGACTTTTGCTTTTGATTGCAATTATTGAGAAAAGATTACGAATAAAATTGGGTGGTTTTGATATTTATGTGAATGTTGTAGGTGGATTTAAACCAGATGATAGAACAAACGATCTTGCATTTGCATTATCAATAGTTTCTTCCTATTACGAGAAGCCATTGATTAACAAATCAGTTGTTTTGGGTGAATTGGGACTTTCGGGAGAAGTTCGCCCAACTGTTGGTATTGAGAGAATGGTAAAACAAGGGAAAAGCCTCGGCTTTGAAAACTTTGTTATCCCAAAGTTTTTTGAAGGGAAATTAAAAATTAATGACATAAATTTATTTTTTGTTTCTACAGTTGAAGAAGCAAAGGAGATAGTTTTCTAA
- the lysS gene encoding lysine--tRNA ligase has protein sequence MELPNLNEVERKRAELVQILKASGVDPYGRRFITSFNNKYLKDHFDELIDKVIEARGRIMAIRGHGKASFVVLRDFSSDIQLYFRLDNLGEEKYNFFKKAIDIGDFIGVKGKLFKTHTGEITIEVTDFELLTKAIKVLPEKYHGLKDTELRYRRRYLDLIANRDVLETFVKRSKIIQKIREVFDKSGFIEVETPMLQPIAGGASARPFKTYYNALDQEMYLRIAPELYLKRLIVGGFEKVYEINRNFRNEGISTKHNPEFTMLEAYWAYADYTDVMNFVENLLYEVALSVNGTPKVTFLGHEIDFTPPFRRIKFEEALNEYAGVTLEELRDLSNAQSILNRLDIKMDKPLTVGNLINEVFDKKVEEHLIQPTFVYEFPIEISPLAKRTSYDPHMVDRFELFIGGLELANAFSELNDPQDQYERFYEQMEAKKKGDVEAQEMDMDYIEAMEYGLPPTGGLGIGIDRLVMILTGKDSIREVILFPQLKKKEVNEKEEE, from the coding sequence ATGGAACTTCCAAACCTAAACGAAGTAGAGAGAAAGAGGGCAGAATTAGTCCAAATTTTAAAGGCTTCAGGCGTAGATCCGTATGGGCGAAGATTTATAACGTCTTTTAATAATAAATATCTTAAAGATCATTTTGATGAACTTATAGACAAAGTTATTGAAGCACGTGGCAGAATAATGGCTATAAGAGGTCATGGAAAAGCAAGTTTTGTAGTTCTGAGAGATTTTTCATCTGATATTCAACTATACTTCAGGCTCGATAACCTTGGGGAAGAAAAGTATAATTTCTTTAAGAAAGCAATAGACATAGGCGACTTTATTGGAGTTAAAGGAAAACTTTTTAAAACTCATACGGGCGAAATAACAATTGAGGTAACAGATTTCGAACTTCTTACAAAGGCAATAAAAGTACTTCCAGAGAAATATCATGGTCTTAAGGACACCGAACTTAGATATAGAAGGCGATACCTTGATTTAATTGCAAATAGAGACGTCCTTGAAACATTCGTCAAAAGAAGCAAAATTATCCAAAAGATAAGGGAAGTTTTCGATAAGAGCGGTTTTATTGAAGTTGAAACACCCATGTTGCAGCCAATTGCTGGTGGTGCATCGGCAAGGCCATTCAAGACTTACTACAACGCACTTGACCAAGAGATGTATTTGAGAATTGCACCAGAACTTTATTTAAAGCGTTTGATTGTTGGAGGATTTGAGAAAGTTTATGAAATAAATAGGAACTTTAGAAACGAAGGTATTTCAACAAAGCACAATCCTGAATTTACCATGCTCGAAGCCTATTGGGCTTATGCAGATTACACAGACGTGATGAATTTTGTAGAAAATCTTCTTTACGAAGTTGCACTTTCTGTAAATGGGACACCAAAGGTGACATTTTTAGGGCATGAAATTGACTTTACTCCACCCTTCAGAAGGATAAAGTTTGAAGAGGCACTTAATGAATATGCAGGAGTGACTCTTGAAGAGTTAAGAGATTTAAGTAATGCACAGAGTATTTTAAATAGGCTCGATATCAAGATGGACAAGCCACTTACTGTTGGGAACCTCATCAACGAAGTCTTTGATAAGAAGGTTGAAGAACATCTCATACAGCCAACTTTTGTTTATGAATTCCCAATCGAAATATCTCCACTTGCAAAAAGAACTTCATACGATCCTCATATGGTTGACAGATTTGAGCTCTTTATAGGCGGTCTTGAACTTGCAAATGCATTCTCTGAGTTAAACGATCCACAGGACCAATATGAGCGATTCTATGAGCAGATGGAAGCAAAGAAAAAGGGTGATGTTGAAGCGCAGGAAATGGATATGGACTATATCGAGGCAATGGAGTATGGTTTGCCACCAACTGGTGGGCTTGGAATAGGGATCGATAGGCTTGTAATGATTTTAACAGGCAAAGATTCAATAAGAGAAGTAATTCTTTTCCCACAACTTAAGAAAAAAGAGGTTAATGAAAAAGAAGAAGAGTAG